TCACGCCTTTTGCTACCAAATCTTTCATCTCTTGGCGGTATGCTTGGTCAAATGCTACATAGTATTTCCCCACCAAGTGGTCGCCCTTCGTATGCGCACTTTTGGGGGTTTCTCCATTACCAAATTTTTGCCACGCTAGCATAGATTTGCAGATGTGAATTCCGCGGTCATTTACAATTTGTGTTTTAATCACTTCATTGCCCGCAGCCTTTAAAATCTCGGCAACGGAATAGCCTAGTAAATTGTTTCTAATATGCCCTAGGTGCAACGGCTTATTGGTATTGGGCGAAGAGTATTCTACCATTAATTTTTGTTGAATGGCTGGCGTTTTTTCACCCTCCGTTAATTGCTGTAAATATTCTGCAAAAAACTTTTCTGAAAGCACAAGATTCAAAAATCCTTTCACGACATTGTAGCCAGAAAAAAGATTTTTTTCCATCAAAACTTCACCTATCATTTCGCCCGCTTGCTCTGGTTTGGTTTTAAGCAAACGCACCAATGGGAAAACGACCAAGGTGTAGTCTCCCTCAAACTCTTTTCTCGTAACTTGAATTTCTACACTCTCTGGCGAAAGCTGAAATTTCTCCTTTAGCGTGTCTAAAATTATCTCGGCTATATGTTGTTTTATGTTCATTTATACCAAATTTCTATATTAACCTTTTACTTTAATTAAACCTACTTAAAAATCTGAAATTCAATTAAATATTTAATTTTAATTAAAATATAAATTTAATCGATTTTTGGGTTTAAATTCAGGGGTTCAAAAATACAATAAATTATAGTTTTTGCAAAACATATCCTCACCCGTTTTCTTTCCCCTCTATTCAAATTAACTTTGCATTGTCTTGATAATTTGTGTTCTCGGTTTACACATTATAGATAGGCGCTGTTTTGTCTAAAACTTCTTTTAATTCTTTGGCTGCTTGGCAATAGCGTTGAACATCTATACTATCTGGGCGAAGTTCTAATATTTCTTCTCGACGTTTTACAAATTGGTCTATAAATTCTTGATAATTGCTATCATTACACAATCTTAATATTGCTGCCTTCTTAAATTGCCAAAACTGCCCTAATATCTCTGAAAGTTCTTCTCTTCTTTCTTTGCCCTTTATATATTCGTACAATACCGTTAAATCTTTCCATTTTTCATAGAAAGGTGTAAAATATTCGTAATAAAAATGGTCAAATAAATTACAAATTTCTATAACTTTTCGTTCGCTATCAATTAAAATGCCCTCTGCTGGAAGCCTATATTTTTTATAGTTTCTCGTCATAATAGTATTATAAATATCTTTGGGTTTTACAGCCGTAATTTTATTTTTATATAAAATTTTTGCAACTATATTTTCAATTAATACTATTTGATTACAATTAACAAAACCGTAAAAATGATTAGTTTCATATATTATAGATAAAAATCTAATACCAATGGTTATATCATTTTTTATTTTACTATAATACAATTGTTCTGCTGTTTTGTCTTCTTCTTTTTTTAAATGAAATCCTTCACTGATAAGAAATGAATTTATATAATTGACTACTTTTGCTCTATACATTATTTTAATCTCTGAAATTAATTTCGTTCATATTTATTGGTGGTCTTTTAATGCCTTCTCCTTCACTGATGATTTTATATACATCTTCTCGGTAGATACACACTTTTACAACTTTAAATAAATCCACTATTAAACCAAAAAAAGAAACCGCAACTCGTGGAAGCAGTTTCAAAAAAAATGTATTTTTTAGTATTTTTTGTGGTGATACATATACTGCACCATTCCATCGGCAAGACCTATTTTTGGCACATGCATCTTTTTAGCTTTGGCAAATTTCATTACCGAAGTATAGATTTCCAACGCTGGAACGATAACATCTCCACGGTCGGGTTTCATGTTGTATATCGACAAACGATCTTCGAAATCCAAAGCACTTAAAATCTTTCTTTGTTGGTTCAAATAAGTAAAGCTGAGCGCTTTCTTTTTACCCGAATATTTGAAAATATGGTTGATGTTCCCCCCCGAACCAATCATCTCGATATTGCCTAAATCTTTACAATTTTCAATCACCCAAGGTTTCACTTCTTTTACCAAATAAGAAGCATCTACCTTGCCATTGAGCCAGCGCACCGTTCCCACATCAAACGAACGGGTATTGAGCACTTTTCCGTGCGCCAAAACGGTGAGCTCGGTACTCCCCCCACCTACATCGATATATAGATAGGAATTCTTATCATTTACATATTCTTTTAGCTCGGTTTCAAAAATGATTTGCCCTTCTTTTTGTCCGTCGATAATTTCTAAATCCACGCCTGCTTTTTCACGGATTTTTTTCACGACTTTCTTTCCATTTTTCACTTCGCGCATGGCAGAAGTGGCAAAGGCAGAATAGCCTTGCACTTGGTGCACATCCATCAAAAGTTTATAAGCTGTCATGGCTTGGATTAGTCTTTTTTCGTTTTCTTCGGAAATTTCACCTCGCACAAAGGCGTCTTCTCCCAAACGAATCGGCACACGCACCAAACTGGTTTTGTTGAATGTTACACGACCTTCTTCATCGTAAATGGCACTTACCAAAAGCCTTACGGCATTTGACCCTATATCTATTGCGGCTAATTTAGTTATTTTCATTGTACAATTTTTTATAATATTCGTAAATACTAATTTGCGAACGATTTTCTGGCAAATCGTTGCTTTGATATATTTCGTCTTGTGTGTTGTTTTGGATTCTACCTTTGACATTGTCGTTAAAACTTAATTCAAAAGTATCCATCACTTCTTTCTTCAACTCAGGATCATAGATAGGGCAGCCTACCTCCACACGGTGATCGATGTTACGCGTCATCATATCGGCAGACGAGATATAAACTTGGTCATCTCCCCCGTTTTTAAACCAATAAATACGCGGATGCTCCAAGAATTTATCTACCACGCTGATGGCTCTGATGTTTTCGCTCATACCTGGAATACCAGGGATTAAGCAACAAATTCCGCGGATTACCAATCGCACCTCTACCCCTGCTTGGCTGGCTTGATACAGCTTATCAATCATTTTTTTGTCTGAAAGGCTATTGGCTTTGATATTGATTTGCGCGGGTTTTCCTTGCTTTTTATTTTCAATTTCTTGATTGATGTAGCGCGTAAGTTTTCGGCGCATTTCGTGCGGCGAAACGATTAAGTGCTTATACGGCTTAACTTTATAATTAAACTCAAAGAAATCAAACACTTGCGACACTTCTTCTGTGATTTCTTCGCGCGATGTCATCAAAGTAAAATCGGTATAGATTCTCGCGGTTTTCTCGTGGAAGTTTCCTGTACTCACAAACGAGATTTTCTTTTCCACTCCATTGCGTTCATAAGTTACCAAACCTAACTTTGAGTGAACTTTCAAATCCGCCACTCCGAAGATTACTTTCACGCCCTCGTCTTGTAATATTTTAGACCAATTAACATTATTTGCCTCATCAAATCTTGCACGAAGCTCCAGCACGGCGGTTACTTTTTTACCATTTTTGGCGGCATTCACCAGTGCACTCATAATTTGCGATTCGCTAGCCACACGATACACCGTCATTTTAATCGATTTCACATGCGGGTCTATCGCTGCCTCTCGCAAAAATTTCAACAAAACTGAATAATCGGCATACGGCGCATAAAGCATGTGGTCTTGCTTTTCAATCTCGCTGATGTAGCTTTTTACATGCTGCAATGCAGGTGGCACAAGTGGTCTAATTTTTTTAAATTCTAAATCGGTTCGTCCCAAATTTGGGAATTTAATGAAATCTCGCTTATTGTGGTATTTGCTACCTGGCGAAATGGTATCGTATGAATCGATGTGCAATATTTTTTTCAAATAATCCAAAGTATCGCTTGCCATGTCTCTATCATACACCAAACGCACGGGCTCACCACGGCGGCGGCGCTCCACACTTCTAGAGATTCTATCCATAAAACTTTTTTGCACATCTTGATCTAAATCCATTTCGGCATCTTTGGAGGATTTAAAAGAATGTGCCTCGATATGGTCGTAATCAAAAATATTGAAAATCTCATTTAAGTTATAACGGATCACATCTTCAAGCATCATGATATAGTGGCGATTCTCGTCCATCTTGGGCAATACCACAAAACGTGAGAAGAGATGTGTAGGCACTTCGATAATCGCGTAGGTATTGACTGGCTGTGGCTCATTTTCGGGTTTAATGCCCTTCCAAGCCTTCGAAGTTTGCCTTAAACGGCGAGTCTCGGATTTAATTTCAGGATTTTTCACCATTTTCACTGCCAAGTAGTTTGCCCCCTCTCGCAATTCTGGAATTTTGGTACTATCTAGCGGGTATAGATACACCGCAATGGTATGGCTTAATTTATCTTGAAAATAATTACGGATGTAATCGGCATATTTTCCAGAAACCTCACTGTCGTCGATAAAGAAAATATCCTCTTTCTCTAATTCTTGGATAATCTCATCATAAGTATCATCGTAGGTTTGCTGTTGCAAGGAAACGCTTTCTTTGATGTCGTTTAATAAAGTTTTAAGCGACTGACCTTTAATTATATTGGAATAAATCTTTTGGTCTATCTCCAAAGCACGCACCACCGTAGCATATCGCACTTTGTAAAACTCGTCTAAATTATTTGAATAAATACCTAAAAATCTTAGTCGTTCTAATAACGGAACGCTTTTATCTCTGGCCTCTTGCAATACTCTTGCATTGAATTTAAGCCAGCTAATCTCGCGGTTTATGTACTTGTAATTACTCATATATAGGTTCAGAATTTTTCTTTTTTCATCATTAAATTAAACCTTAAAAATCAAGATTTAATTCAAATGATAAAGTTACAAAAAATTGATAAGATTTCGTGCATAAAATTAATTTTTACACAAAATTTACACCTAAAGGGTTTTACCTGCGTGATTGGCATCTACAAAATTTTTATTTTTTGTATTTTAGCCGAAATTTTATTTTAATCCAAAATGAAAAAAACACTTTTAATCGCTTGTATGGGCTTATCGCTAAGTGCCTGTAAATTTTTAAAAACCTCGAAAGAACCTGAAACTACGACTGTGGAAAATCCCGCTGAAGTGAAAAATCTTTATCAATTCACCGTGAAAGATATTGACGGAAACGATTTTAACTTCTCGGACTTGAAGGGTAAAAAAATCATGATTGTAAACACCGCCTCGGAATGTGGTTTCACACCGCAATATGCTGATTTAGAAGAATTATACCAAAAATATAAAAATCACAATTTCACTATTGTAGGTTTCCCTTCCAACAACTTCAAAGGGCAAGAACCTGGTAGCAATGCCGATATCAAAAAATTCTGCACAGGCAACTACAATGTTACTTTCCCGATGATGAGCAAAATCGATGTAGTGGGCGAAAATCAAGCTCCGATTTATCAATTTTTGACTCAAAAAAGCGAAAACGGCGTAATCGATGCACCCGTGGAATGGAATTTCCAAAAATTCTTGATTAATGAAGATGGCACAGTGGCACGCATTTACTATTCTCGCACGAAACCTACCGATGCCGAGATTATGGAATGGATTGAAGAATAAAATCTTCTTTTCAAACAAATATAAAAAAACCGATTTTTTTAATTTTATTTAAATGAATATTATAAAGAAACTTCTTTTTTCTACTCGTGCCATGGCAGTGATGCTTTTGATTTATGCGGTGGCTATGGCGGTAGCAACTTTTATAGAGAATGATTATGGCACACCCGCCGCCAAGCAACTTGTGTATTACAGCGTTTGGTTCAGTGTGTTGCAGGTGCTTTTAATCATCAATTTTATAGCCAACATCTTCCGATATCGCTTGTGGCACAGGGGCAAATGGAGTGTTTTGCTATTCCATGTGGCGTTTGTGGTAATGTTCATCGGGGCGGCTTACACGCACCTATTCTCGGTAGAGGGCATGATGAACATCCGCGAGGGAGAAACTTCAAACCACATTATTTCTAATAAAACTTATGTGAAATTAGATATTTTTGATGGCGACCAACATTTGGCTTACGAAACGCCCTACACCATGACTTTCTTAAATAGTAAAAAGGTGGGCTTCCCTTTACACAAAAACTTTAACCAAAGATATTTGTTTAAAGACCGTGACATTTCAGTGAGATCTTTAGACTACATTCCGCATGCGAAAGATACCGTGATTGCAGGCAAAGGAAAATTAAGCCTAGAAATCGTAACCGTGGGACAAGGCGGACGCAAGACCAACTATATACAAGAGGGAGAAATCAAGGAAATCGGTTGGGCAATTTTCACCTTCAATAATCCTATCGAAGGGACTATCCAAATCTCTGGAGACGAAAATGCACTCACAATTAATTCGCCACTTGAGGGGCAGAGCATGAGCATGCAAGGACAGCAAATGGGAGCTGTAACAGATTCTGCCACCTTTGCCCAGAGTTTGCAAAAAATCGAAGTGAACACGCCACAAAATGCAAGATTGCGCGCCATGTACCAAATCGGTCCTGTGAATTTTGTGTTGGCTAAACCTGCCTACCGCGGAACGCTAGAATTTATTGCAGGTGATAAAAATAAAGACCAAGAAAACAGCAATGTGGTAGTGCTTGAGTATAAAGATGGGAATGTAAAAGACACCCTCATCTTGCGCGGCGGCGAAGGCTATACCAACTTGAGCGCACGCAAACAAATCAACGGGCTTATGATTTCTGCAGGCTATGGCTCCAAAATCATCAACACGCCATTTGCCATTAAATTAAAAGATTTTCAAATGGAAACTTATCCTGGCTCTCAAAATCCCTCATCTTTTGCAAGCGAAATCGCTGTAATCGACAACGGAAAAGAGAAAGATTATAGAATTTATATGAACAATGTGTTGGATTACGGTGGGTATCGCTTCTTCCAATCAGGCTACGACCCAGACCAATTGGGGACTCGCCTATCGGTAAACCAAGACCGCCCAGGAACAATCATTACTTACATCGGATATTTTATGCTGTATCTAGGAATGTTCTTAACACTTTTCTGGAAAGGTTCACGATTTACAAATCTTGCTAAAATGCTTAAAAATTTAAGTCATAAAAAATACCTATTTTTAGGATTTTTAAGCGTGCTTTCGCTCCAAAACCTGAAAGCTCAGGAAGCCGAGCAACATATTAAAACACTGGATAGCATTGCCAATTCAGCCGATGAAGCACAGCACCATCAGCACGATGGGCATAACCACGACGGCGAGGATTTTACCCTAAAAGCTGAGGATATAAACACCATAGAAAAGGGTGAGGACATCGTAAAACAAATTAATTTCTCGCCCGAACACCTCAAAAAATTTGAACACCTATTAATTCAAGATGACCGCGGGCGCATCAAGCCTGTGAGCACACACGCACTTGAATTATTGAGAAAAGTATATAAATCCGATAAATTTTATGGCTTGCCAGCTACGGCTTGGTTTATTTCGGTTCAGCAAAACCCTACTTTGTGGGCCAAGGCGCCAATCATCAAAGTGAGCAAAAACATCGGCCCTGAATTATACAAAAAATTAAAGGTAGATGAGACCGACCATACTTCGCTGATGAATATGGTGGATTTGGGCACAGGCGAATTTTATTTGGCTAAAGCTTATGGCGAAGCCTTTAGAAAAAAACCATCAGAAAAAACCAAACAAGACAACGAAATCATCAATGTTACGGAGCGTTTCACGATTTTAGACAATTTAGCTAAAGGCTATTATTTAAAAATGATTCCTGTCCAAAACGACATCAACGAAACTTGGACAAGCTGGATTAAACAAGGCGAAACCATGGACATCGATACCACGGCGCTCGCGTTCTTTAATAAATACTTTAACGCACTAAATCAAGCGCAGAAAAACAACGACTGGACCAAAGTAAACGGCGTAGCAGATGAGATTGGCGCGTACCAACAAAAGTGGGGTAAAAATATTGTTCCACCACAAACAAAAGTAAATATCGAAGTTTTCTACAATCATTTTGAGCCATTTTTCCAAGTGATGAGAATCTATGCGGGATTAGGCGTTATCTTCTTGATTTTAGGATTTATGAATTTATTTTCAAACAAAAAAATCCTTCGAAAACTCATTTTATTCACACTGATTGCCACTTGGGCAGTATTTGCTGTACACGCATTTGGTTTAGGCTTAAGATGGTATATTTCAGGACACGCCCCATGGACCAATGGTTACGAAGCCGTTGTTTTCATCTCGTGGATTGGCGTTATGGCTGGGCTTATCCTTTATAGAAATAGCAACGCATTTTTACCTGCAGCGGGATGTTTCGTTGCGGTGATTATGATGGGATTTGCGCATGGTTCTTCCCTACTCGACCCGCAGATTACACCGCTTGTTCCTGTACTTAAATCGTATTGGCTCATCATACATGTGGCAATTATTACCGCGAGTTATGGTTTCTTTGGGCTAAGTATGGTATTGGCCATTTTCTCGTTGGTTTTATATTGCTTAAACCCTTCAAATATTATAACCAAGAACATCAAAGAACTCACTATCGTAAACGAAATGTCGCTTACCATTGGGATTTTCTTGCTCACGGTGGGAACTTTCCTAGGCGGAATGTGGGCCAACGAAAGCTGGGGACGCTACTGGAGCTGGGACCCGAAAGAGACTTGGGCGTTTATTTCTATCATTGTATATGCCTTTGTATTGCATATGCGATTGGTGCCTGGGCTTAGGGGCAATTTTGCGTTTAATATTGCATCGCTGTGGGCGGTGGCTTCTCCGATTATGACTTATTTTGGGGTAAACTACTACCTCAGCGGATTGCACACCTACGCCGCGGGAGATAAAATCCCAATCCCTACTTGGGTGCCGATAAGTGTAGCCATTGCATTGGTATTAAGTTTAGTTTCTTACTATTTTTATCGTAAAAACCATAAAAAATTGATTTCTCAATAGATTTATAGAATCAATGAAAAAAGCGCGAAAATCAGATTTTTGCGCTTTTTTGTTAAAATCATTTCATCTGTCAAACATTGCCTTTATTTCCTTTGTTAAAAGATTTCAAAACTTCCTTTTTGAAGTCTTCATAGATATGTAATACAACTTTTAATATCTCATATAAATCTTCATAATTGCCAAATTTAGGACTTCTTATGTATCCTTCTTTTTCTATATTTTTTAGTATTTCTATTTCCTTCGAGATATGAGCAAATGGACCACCTAATAAAAATTCATTCTTTTCCATATCGGATGCACCTATTATTAATTCTATGTTTCCATATTTTAAACAAGTATGAAAATAGAATTTAATATTTTCAATTTTTTCTTCAATTTTAAAAAAATTATTCTTTTTGATGTGTTTTGCTTCATATCCTAATTCTTGGTACAAAGCAATAACATTCTCATTTGCATAATTTTCAAATCTATTTTCTAACTGGTATTTTTCACTTAATCGTTCATAGCGATTATAAAAATTCATATTTTCATAAATTTTTAATTGTTTTTCTGATTCCATATTATTCTGGTCTAAATCTTATCTCTATGTTATACTTACTTTTTGCTAAATCTATGTATTCTTGAATTTTAGAAAAACTTCTATTGCTTTCAGGGATTTCTAATATTTGCTTCCCCTCCAAAACCTTTCCTTTTAATTGTTCGCCATATTTTGGTGCATTAATTGGTTCTCCTATTGCGTATTTAGATTTTAATTCCTTCAAATTCTATTATATTTGTATTAAATTTATTAAGAGCATCTCCTTGTCCTAATGCTATATTAACTTGTTTAGAGTTTGTATTTCTTAGAGTTTCTACCTTGAAACGAGCTTTTGTTTTACTCCAATTCCCTCCGATTTCTGAATTTATTGGCATTTCTCCAAATTGTCTCTTAACTAATGGATTACCATCTGTTACGCCTATTGATTTTAACTCATCAATAGCTGCTTTTTTCTTTTGTAACGGTATTCCGTTATCAATACTATTGAAATCAAATTTTTTACCATTTTGCTCTGCCCATAATAATATTTCCTGTAGCTTTTTATTTTTTTCAAAAACTTTAAATACATTTAATAATCAATACCTTACAACAAAACCTGTAAGTCTGATATATAACCTAAGTTTTCTAATTCTCTTTTTTAGTTTTCAATACCATATTCCTCATTAATACTTTGTATATGCTCCAATAGTGTTTTTGTTAAATTATTATTTATTAATCTGTATCTCCATACTTCAGCGGATAATCTAATTTTCCATTTCTTTTTAAACCCATAATTAACAATTATTGGAGTAAAGGCAGCTTCTTCAGATTTTGGAGCCAATTTATAATCTCCTCCTACATAAAATCTTATTGCTTCACTTATATAAGCCCAAAATTCTTTTATATCTTCTTCATTCATAGCATATAAATCTTTAAAATATTTTTCCACGATATCGATTTATCCCATTCAAAAGATATTTTAAAATCTTTTTCTCGCATCTTTATTTTTTCTTCTAAAGATTTTAGTAACGAAGGTATTTCATTAATAAATCTATTGTATTCTCTTTTATTTAATTCTAAATTCATTTTTAATATTTTTTAATGATAAATAAATTTTCATTCATTTTTCTAATTTTAAGTTCTTGCTTAATAAATACTTCTACATTATCATCAACATCATTAAAACAATGCCATTCTATTTTATCTATTTCCTTTGCTAAATCATTATTTAAAATTTCAACATCTTTTAGTATTTGTCTTATTTTTATGATAATAATGTTGTTAATTTAGTAAAATTGTAATATCACTAACTTTGGAGCATTACCATAAAGACAGTATCATTCAATTTTATTTATAGTAATCTATAACATGCTTTACTGTTCCATCCAGAGAACCTAATAATTTATCTTGAACGACACCATTAAACCAAGAATCAAATCCAATTCCTATCCATTGCCTTTTTCCATTTTTATTATATCTATTACCAAAATCTACCAACTGTGGTGTTCCAGCACAATAATCTGATTTTGGTGCAATCTGCAACTTTCCCCCTAATTTATTGATCAAGATTGTTGAAAAAAAAGCCCAAAAAGATAATTGTAATAATTTACGCTCTTCTTCATTGAAATTTGAATAATAATTATGATAAAAATTTTCAATTTCATCAATTCTATTTTCAAAATCATCAATACTATTACCTTTTATATTGAATTTATTAAGTTTTTCTATTAAAAAATCAATGTAAAAATCTTTTTTTTCAATAAAACTCTGTAATTCTCTATTATTGTTTAAAATCACCATAATTTTAATATTTAATTATCTTAAATACCTCCGTATTTTTTAATTCTTGTCTTAAGTTATCTTGAATAAATTTATTTATTTCAATTTCATTTACTTCATCAAAGCAGTGCCATTCAATTTTTGAAATTTGGTTATTTGTTAAATTCTGATTCAAAATTTCAATATCTTTTAATATTTGCTGTTTACTATTAGAGAGAGTAATTGGTCCTGACTTTACTTCTCTTGCTGTGTTTTCTAAAACATTATCAAAGTATCGTTTCCCGTCTGAGGTTGTAATAGATTTTGTAGGCTTATTACCTCCCATTAACTCTTTAAAAGTCTTTTCAGTAATTTTTCCTTTTTCTCTATTTTTATAAAGAGTTTTATATTTTTCTGTCCATTTTTCTTTGGATAATTTACCTTTATATCTTTTCCAAGCATCATCTACTATTTTTTGGAATTCAG
This Ornithobacterium rhinotracheale DNA region includes the following protein-coding sequences:
- the ccsA gene encoding cytochrome c biogenesis protein; the protein is MNIIKKLLFSTRAMAVMLLIYAVAMAVATFIENDYGTPAAKQLVYYSVWFSVLQVLLIINFIANIFRYRLWHRGKWSVLLFHVAFVVMFIGAAYTHLFSVEGMMNIREGETSNHIISNKTYVKLDIFDGDQHLAYETPYTMTFLNSKKVGFPLHKNFNQRYLFKDRDISVRSLDYIPHAKDTVIAGKGKLSLEIVTVGQGGRKTNYIQEGEIKEIGWAIFTFNNPIEGTIQISGDENALTINSPLEGQSMSMQGQQMGAVTDSATFAQSLQKIEVNTPQNARLRAMYQIGPVNFVLAKPAYRGTLEFIAGDKNKDQENSNVVVLEYKDGNVKDTLILRGGEGYTNLSARKQINGLMISAGYGSKIINTPFAIKLKDFQMETYPGSQNPSSFASEIAVIDNGKEKDYRIYMNNVLDYGGYRFFQSGYDPDQLGTRLSVNQDRPGTIITYIGYFMLYLGMFLTLFWKGSRFTNLAKMLKNLSHKKYLFLGFLSVLSLQNLKAQEAEQHIKTLDSIANSADEAQHHQHDGHNHDGEDFTLKAEDINTIEKGEDIVKQINFSPEHLKKFEHLLIQDDRGRIKPVSTHALELLRKVYKSDKFYGLPATAWFISVQQNPTLWAKAPIIKVSKNIGPELYKKLKVDETDHTSLMNMVDLGTGEFYLAKAYGEAFRKKPSEKTKQDNEIINVTERFTILDNLAKGYYLKMIPVQNDINETWTSWIKQGETMDIDTTALAFFNKYFNALNQAQKNNDWTKVNGVADEIGAYQQKWGKNIVPPQTKVNIEVFYNHFEPFFQVMRIYAGLGVIFLILGFMNLFSNKKILRKLILFTLIATWAVFAVHAFGLGLRWYISGHAPWTNGYEAVVFISWIGVMAGLILYRNSNAFLPAAGCFVAVIMMGFAHGSSLLDPQITPLVPVLKSYWLIIHVAIITASYGFFGLSMVLAIFSLVLYCLNPSNIITKNIKELTIVNEMSLTIGIFLLTVGTFLGGMWANESWGRYWSWDPKETWAFISIIVYAFVLHMRLVPGLRGNFAFNIASLWAVASPIMTYFGVNYYLSGLHTYAAGDKIPIPTWVPISVAIALVLSLVSYYFYRKNHKKLISQ
- a CDS encoding glutathione peroxidase, yielding MKKTLLIACMGLSLSACKFLKTSKEPETTTVENPAEVKNLYQFTVKDIDGNDFNFSDLKGKKIMIVNTASECGFTPQYADLEELYQKYKNHNFTIVGFPSNNFKGQEPGSNADIKKFCTGNYNVTFPMMSKIDVVGENQAPIYQFLTQKSENGVIDAPVEWNFQKFLINEDGTVARIYYSRTKPTDAEIMEWIEE
- the ppk1 gene encoding polyphosphate kinase 1, with the protein product MSNYKYINREISWLKFNARVLQEARDKSVPLLERLRFLGIYSNNLDEFYKVRYATVVRALEIDQKIYSNIIKGQSLKTLLNDIKESVSLQQQTYDDTYDEIIQELEKEDIFFIDDSEVSGKYADYIRNYFQDKLSHTIAVYLYPLDSTKIPELREGANYLAVKMVKNPEIKSETRRLRQTSKAWKGIKPENEPQPVNTYAIIEVPTHLFSRFVVLPKMDENRHYIMMLEDVIRYNLNEIFNIFDYDHIEAHSFKSSKDAEMDLDQDVQKSFMDRISRSVERRRRGEPVRLVYDRDMASDTLDYLKKILHIDSYDTISPGSKYHNKRDFIKFPNLGRTDLEFKKIRPLVPPALQHVKSYISEIEKQDHMLYAPYADYSVLLKFLREAAIDPHVKSIKMTVYRVASESQIMSALVNAAKNGKKVTAVLELRARFDEANNVNWSKILQDEGVKVIFGVADLKVHSKLGLVTYERNGVEKKISFVSTGNFHEKTARIYTDFTLMTSREEITEEVSQVFDFFEFNYKVKPYKHLIVSPHEMRRKLTRYINQEIENKKQGKPAQINIKANSLSDKKMIDKLYQASQAGVEVRLVIRGICCLIPGIPGMSENIRAISVVDKFLEHPRIYWFKNGGDDQVYISSADMMTRNIDHRVEVGCPIYDPELKKEVMDTFELSFNDNVKGRIQNNTQDEIYQSNDLPENRSQISIYEYYKKLYNENN
- a CDS encoding Ppx/GppA phosphatase family protein codes for the protein MKITKLAAIDIGSNAVRLLVSAIYDEEGRVTFNKTSLVRVPIRLGEDAFVRGEISEENEKRLIQAMTAYKLLMDVHQVQGYSAFATSAMREVKNGKKVVKKIREKAGVDLEIIDGQKEGQIIFETELKEYVNDKNSYLYIDVGGGSTELTVLAHGKVLNTRSFDVGTVRWLNGKVDASYLVKEVKPWVIENCKDLGNIEMIGSGGNINHIFKYSGKKKALSFTYLNQQRKILSALDFEDRLSIYNMKPDRGDVIVPALEIYTSVMKFAKAKKMHVPKIGLADGMVQYMYHHKKY